A region of Zeugodacus cucurbitae isolate PBARC_wt_2022May chromosome 5, idZeuCucr1.2, whole genome shotgun sequence DNA encodes the following proteins:
- the LOC105208764 gene encoding uncharacterized protein LOC105208764 isoform X2 has product MPGSMEHTLDRSYSVYVCPSVEQIKCFNLKKSDVSDLEEPELKKLLDEAYNYKTPKDKKDKSEIFLDLLQKVENEDLGITSTRSDSHRHHPHSQNRHQQKQGGSLQDLLQLPSDFRRQNHTSRHKKNSSVSSRQREGGSLPSNVNVANCLLSSFGQQSSVYTDKRVRRGILPGVESATVALNSNKTLVGVVGLAVGDPNANCLLSTFEQQTPGYADKPVRRGLVGGDPNATTGCTGTGTGSGSTNSAGVCSKDSGNSVGASVTSVIGGAANMATTASGHSVGGTMATGAGIVNSAVKTANSISGSSDYIINIGDMIDIQQQQQILPSKAQDGGQGLPYYERVDIDMRIPRPNLHRGEGGDFAPAHSHHYVDEVIRFHQIDGGDGSLCESGEVAISVNNIGNKHKSAAASCSLPMPLDERYQSIKSVMGEKGDSVGATLNPAVTAKAAGTITTNSGGSINNTNNNAGAGVGTNSIGIGSYTKSLPMSRQTDENGNDCERQQHNSSSGSITVSAGQSQAKAKAKKKPQKDNTIPVDVENEAGYRGKDPVEVLLKFIEEDGKQGGGGGGNKLTENNKKKERKKEKVKQNKMKKSNSLEELRSCAKIDVGELKRSAATTESNNVTMRSKGSGGGKGGKNNSASTADINKNFDGGSKEGTTSSPTTGGKQATAVATTANAMANNRKGERRSWGTEELQYLGTEGSVGGVCSNSGSVCSSSEDKAKEKKDKKSKDKEKEKDKDKERDVEKDKGKDKEKDKEKEKDSDRHDKLTNNKIDGNSKLEKHDRNDKVEKAERQEKIEKPERADKLEKRKKSESIMHTPIAHSVDRQDAGTPIFSAIDLLSMNTLISETAEFHVVTKKKKPKKQRASIDDTHFTQNSNYNNSNNNSGHNSYNNNNSGTTGGFSRAHNMVLNTQKNNNNNNNNNVSQQQQQQQQQQQSRYKYHNNNAHGFNSYGNGGGGSGGNSNTFGEDGRLDYRNNYNSNYNNNYNSNHSHQQYGYQHQQQQQQQAPYHHHQHHQQQQQQQQHPHNVNAHNMNSGTTDKSRRKSTSSVPPSEKSDSSDLDSVHSLPIESTTSSSTKNKQRHKQSDTSPTATPETPKSTAGGGSPGSAPISYAHIAAAAAADRWPSLDAANNNSALANGINTSPAIANNTSEQLQPQVANNSAEIATPASITNANNNPSTAAAVLAATANSASKQSKSKKLTIKPDFPELGCSNVAIATAPDNSKPNIAPAVVPAVAAAPKTISYSQSLVAAPAQLITASNIAGVASGEKVAGPIVEPAVLPTAATVATAATSVDRNTIPDANKVDANSGSARLSQHQPMPHQQSQQQTQPLQKSKSVEHDSYSFNSTNLDQQYPALEKTVKRHSATNVSISPPSAAVPLVGGAVGSSGVPTQAISSTTATNAANSTKFNFAAAAKQIAVKSSPLSQPILTQEPALAAAATQPSGVAATTTSSTSAAYPAVPTNSTATVAGNVVATVPVTMPVRKSKEKSPTTVFAPTTAINALAIAAVVPIATANLAAQTSDASAAVITARKSKKEKSQPVLSTEPAIGLTPTLEPQAHVAQKSSTATQTQASPMDIVTSGKTSRSQSSFDAGSESVVMPPISSKPQRQPASNANNSGKIHVAPAAITPTSIASAGAAVGTLSCNASSSRPAVIIMNDDRGGEGSAVGIEFTFGDFNEDELKFFDDNLAEDECPDEFAADETAIQQQTQQAPAATLHTGVANQQASAYPKSAVVPMELVNDNTATAYVENAALYAAVRASSPKPTFMGPPLSNVPVAKDIVHIVKTPSTAVANVVNNTVEHVNVNDIGSVVVASATDSDLQIQLQLQQQQQLQRRNSETQKLQQLETCNDIETAIIAAARAAAEQQHQQPMQPPPPQQQRSYRHKHQQQYRSTSYGNAYEPPQQREQRSQSAYTRDTSNNYQQQQQQHHYHSQYHQQQQHYHYHQSGSSNSASRSRSSSSNNNNANAYGDVTGSTPPPQSPNATAAVVVNIQRKEFDIHFIPPTVSNAYNALQHNEIIVDFIGSAWEEVAKVTKFYEGQ; this is encoded by the exons ATGCCTGGTTCGATGGAACACACACTAGATCGTTCATATTCGGTgtatgtatgtccgtccgtTGAGCAAATAAAGTGTTTCAATTTAAAG AAATCTGATGTCTCCGATTTAGAAGAACCCGAGTTGAAAAAGCTACTCGACGAGGCCTACAATTATAAGACACCCAAGGACAAAAAAGATAAAAGCGAAATATTCTTG GATTTGCTACAGAAGGTGGAGAATGAAGATTTGGGCATAACATCGACACGTTCCGATAGTCATCGTCATCATCCGCATTCACAGAATCGCCATCAACAGAAGCAGGGTGGCTCATTGCAAGATCTCTTACAGTTGCCATCCGATTTTCGACGCCAAAATCATACATCACGCCACAAGAAGAACTCGTCCGTGTCTTCACGGCAACGCGAAGGCGGCAGCTTACCCAGCAACGTCAATGTTGCCAATTGCTTGCTAAGCAGTTTTGGCCAGCAATCATCCGTCTATACGGATAAACGTGTGCGTCGCGGCATTTTGCCAGGCGTGGAAAGTGCTACGGTTGCGTTAAATAGCAACAAGACATTGGTCGGCGTAGTTGGACTGGCTGTGGGTGATCCAAACGCCAATTGTTTGCTAAGTACCTTTGAGCAGCAGACACCAGGCTACGCAGATAAGCCGGTGCGTCGTGGTCTTGTTGGTGGTGATCCCAACGCAACTACTGGCTGTACTGGTACCGGTACAGGCAGTGGCAGCACGAATTCGGCGGGTGTATGCAGCAAGGACAGTGGCAACAGTGTCGGTGCTAGTGTGACAAGTGTCATTGGAGGCGCTGCCAACATGGCGACCACAGCGAGTGGCCATAGTGTTGGTGGCACGATGGCAACTGGCGCGGGTATTGTTAATAGCGCAGTAAAAACTGCCAATTCCATTAGTGGTAGTAgtgattatattattaatattggcGATATGATCGAtatacaacagcagcagcaaatttTACCATCGAAAGCACAAGACGGCGGGCAG GGCTTACCGTATTACGAGCGTGTGGATATTGATATGCGCATACCGCGTCCAAATTTGCACCGCGGAGAGGGTGGCGATTTCGCCCCAGCACACTCCCATCATTATGTCGATGAAGTGATTCGTTTTCATCAAATCGATGGCGGTGATGGCAGTTTGTGCGAGAGTGGTGAAGTAGCCATTTCCGTTAACAATATTGGCAACAAACACAAGTCGGCGGCTGCGTCCTGTTCCCTCCCGATGCCGTTAGATGAGCGTTACCAGTCCATTAAATCGGTGATGGGCGAAAAGGGCGATAGCGTCGGCGCCACTTTGAATCCAGCCGTTACAGCAAAGGCTGCcggcacaataacaacaaacagcgGTGGCTCCatcaacaatacaaataataatgcaGGCGCTGGTGTTGGCACCAACAGCATCGGTATAGGCAGCTACACAAAATCACTGCCAATGTCG CGTCAGACAGACGAGAATGGCAACGACTGCGAACGTCAGCAGCACAATAGCAGCAGTGGCAGCATTACTGTTAGCGCAGGTCAATCGCAGGCGAAGGCCAAAGCTAAGAAGAAGCCGCAAAAGGACAACACCATACCAGTCGATGTTGAGAATGAGGCTGGGTATCGTGGTAAGGACCCGGTCGAAGTATTGCTGAAGTTCATTGAGGAGGATGGTAAGCagggtggcggcggcggcggcaataAATTAACCGAAAATAATAAGAAGAAAGAGCGCAAAAAGGAGAAAGTGAAACagaataaaatgaagaaaagcaATTCGCTGGAAGAGTTGCGTAGTTGTGCCAAGATTGATGTTGGCGAGCTTAAACGATCAGCCGCCACCACCGAGAGCAATAATGTCACAATGCGTAGCAAGGGTAGCGGTGGCGGTAAGGGCGGAAAAAATAATTCTGCCTCCACAGCTGATATAAATAAGAACTTTGACGGTGGCAGCAAAGAAGGCACAACCTCATCGCCAACTACTGGCGGCAAACAAGCGACTGCGGTTGCCACAACTGCAAATGCAATGGCGAACAATCGCAAAGGCGAACGCCGCTCATGGGGTACTGAGGAGCTGCAATATTTGGGCACTGAAGGCAGTGTTGGTGGTGTTTGCAGCAACAGTGGCTCCGTTTGCAGCAGCAGTGAGGACAAAGCGAAGGAGAAGAAAGATAAAAAGAGTAAGGATAAGGAGAAGGAGAAGGATAAAGATAAAGAACGCGACGTTGAAAAGGATAAAGGCAAGGATAAAGAAAAAGATAAGGAAAAGGAAAAAGACAGTGATAGGCATGATAAACTGACAAATAATAAGATTGACGGCAATTCAAAACTGGAAAAACATGATAGAAATGATAAAGTAGAGAAGGCAGAACGGCAGGAGAAAATTGAAAAGCCTGAACGCGCTGACAAGTTGGAGAAACGCAAAAAGTCCGAGAGCATTATGCATACTCCGATTGCACACTCGGTGGATCGTCAGGATGCCGGCACGCCGATATTCTCGGCTATCGATTTATTATCTATGAATACGCTAATATCCGAGACGGCCGAATTTCATGTGGTTACCAAAAAGAAGAAGCCAAAGAAGCAACGCGCTTCCATTGACGACACACATTTCACACAGAACTCGAAttataacaatagcaacaacaacagtggccACAATagctataacaataataattctggcacaactggtGGCTTTTCGCGTGCGCACAATATGGTGTTAAATACacagaaaaataacaacaacaataataataataatgtgtcacaacagcaacagcaacaacaacagcagcaacagtcgCGTTATAAATACCATAATAATAATGCGCATGGCTTTAACTCGTATGGCAACGGTGGCGGTGGTAGTGGAGGGAACAGCAACACCTTCGGTGAAGATGGACGCCTTGATTATCGTAACAATTATAATtccaattataataataactacAATAGCAACCACTCACATCAGCAGTATGGCTAtcaacaccagcagcagcagcagcagcaagctcCCTACCATCACCATCAAcatcatcaacagcaacaacaacagcagcaacatccCCATAATGTAAATGCTCACAATATGAACAGCGGCACGACTGACAAATCGCGTCGTAAATCAACTTCCTCAGTGCCACCTTCGGAGAAATCCGATTCAAGTGATCTCGATTCGGTGCATTCCTTGCCCATAGAATCAACCACATCTTCATCGACCAAAAACAAACAGCGCCACAAACAGAGCGACACATCGCCCACAGCCACGCCCGAAACACCAAAAAGTACGGCGGGCGGTGGTTCACCGGGTTCGGCGCCAATTTCCTATGCACATATTGCCGCGGCAGCTGCGGCGGATCGTTGGCCCAGTCTGGACGCCGCTAACAACAATAGTGCATTGGCAAATGGCATTAATACGTCTCCTGCTATAGCCAACAATACGAGCGAACAGTTACAGCCACAAGTGGCCAATAATAGTGCTGAAATTGCCACACCCGCCTCAATAACGAATGCGAATAACAACCCCTCCACGGCAGCAGCTGTTCTTGCCGCAACAGCAAATTCTGCCAGCAAACAGAGTAAGAGCAAGAAGCTCACAATTAAACCGGATTTCCCAGAGCTTGGTTGCAGCAATGTTGCGATTGCGACGGCGCCAGATAACAGCAAGCCAAACATAGCACCTGCAGTGGTACCCGCGGTTGCCGCCGCTCCTAAAACTATATCCTATTCTCAGAGTCTAGTTGCCGCACCCGCACAACTAATCACAGCGTCCAACATTGCAGGCGTTGCAAGCGGTGAAAAAGTGGCTGGTCCCATAGTCGAGCCAGCTGTTTTGCCTACCGCTGCAACTGTCGCTACTGCTGCTACTTCTGTAGACAGAAATACCATACCGGATGCGAACAAAGTTGATGCCAACAGTGGCTCGGCGCGTTTGTCACAACACCAGCCAATGCCGCATCAACAGTCACAGCAGCAGACGCAGCCGCTGCAAAAGTCAAAGAGTGTTGAACATGATAGCTACAGTTTCAACAGCACTAACCTGGATCAGCAGTATCCTGCATTAGAAAAGACAGTGAAGCGTCATAGCGCTACAAATGTATCTATTTCACCGCCATCCGCTGCCGTCCCACTTGTTGGCGGCGCAGTCGGCAGTAGTGGTGTTCCAACCCAGGCCATCAGTTCGACAACAGCCACAAATGCTGCTAATTCCACTAAATTCAATTTCGCCGCAGCTGCCAAACAGATCGCGGTCAAAAGTAGTCCTCTATCGCAGCCGATATTAACGCAAGAACCTGCATTAGCAGCGGCAGCGACACAGCCATCAGGCGTAGCAGCAACAACTACCTCATCCACTTCAGCTGCATACCCAGCCGTTCCAACCAATTCAACTGCTACCGTTGCAGGAAATGTTGTTGCGACAGTGCCAGTAACAATGCCAGTACGCAAGTCAAAAGAAAAGTCGCCAACAACTGTATTTGCGCCGACGACAGCAATCAACGCGCTTGCAATCGCTGCAGTAGTACCGATCGCAACGGCAAACTTAGCGGCACAGACGTCCGACGCAAGTGCCGCGGTCATTACAGCACGGAAAAGCAAGAAAGAGAAGTCACAGCCAGTGTTGAGCACAGAACCGGCCATAGGCTTAACCCCAACCCTTGAGCCGCAAGCTCACGTTGCACAAAAGTCGAGTACCGCCACACAGACGCAAGCGTCGCCCATGGACATAGTTACTAGTGGTAAAACTTCCCGCTCACAATCAAGTTTCGATGCGGGCAGCGAATCGGTTGTGATGCCACCCATTTCAAGTAAGCCACAGAGGCAACCGGCTAGCAACGCCAATAATAGCGGCAAAATCCATGTTGCACCAGCTGCCATAACACCAACCAGCATTGCTAGTGCTGGTGCCGCTGTGGGCACGCTTAGTTGCAATGCGTCCAGCAGTCGGCCGGCAGTTATAATTATGAACGACGATCGCGGCGGCGAAGGCAGCGCCGTTGGCATTGAATTCACATTCGGTGACTTCAACGAGGACGAACTGAAATTTTTCGACGACAACCTCGCTGAAGACGAGTGTCCGGACGAGTTCGCCGCTGATGAAACGGCAATACAGCAACAAACGCAACAAGCGCCCGCTGCAACATTGCACACAGGCGTTGCGAATCAACAGGCAAGTGCGTATCCAAAAAGTGCTGTCGTGCCAATGGAGTTGGTTAACGACAACACTGCTACGGCGTACGTGGAGAACGCAGCGCTCTATGCTGCTGTCCGCGCATCTTCACCAAAGCCTACATTTATGGGGCCACCATTAAGCAACGTGCCTGTTGCTAAAGACATTGTACATATTGTGAAAACGCCATCAACTGCCGTGGCCAATGTTGTCAACAACACCGTTGAGCACGTCAATGTGAATGACATTGGCAGCGTTGTGGTTGCGTCAGCAACTGACTCTGATCTACAAATCCAGCTACagctgcagcaacagcaacagttgcAGCGGCGAAATAGCGAAACTCAGAAGCTGCAGCAGCTGGAGACTTGCAATGACATTGAGACCGCCATCATTGCGGCGGCGCGTGCAGCCGCTGAACAGCAGCATCAACAGCCAATGCAGCCACCACCGCCGCAACAACAGCGCTCCTATCGGCACAAACACCAGCAACAATACAGAAGTACTTCGTATGGCAATGCTTATGAGCCGCCACAGCAGCGCGAGCAACGCTCACAATCCGCGTACACGCGTGATACGTCCAACAactaccaacagcaacaacaacaacaccactatCATAGTCAATaccatcaacagcagcagcactaTCACTACCACCAAAGCGGCAGCAGTAATAGTGCTTCGCGCAGtcgcagcagtagcagcaacaacaacaatgcaaatgcATACGGTGACGTTACGGGCAGCACACCGCCGCCACAATCACCAAACGCCACAGCAGCAGTTGTGGTGAATATTCAACGAAAAGAATTCGACATACATTTCATACCGCCCACCGTGTCGAACGCATACAATGCGTTACAACACAATGAGATTATTGTGGATTTCATTGGGTCCG ctTGGGAGGAAGTGGCTAAAGTGACGAAATTCTACGAAGGACAATAA